A single region of the Mugil cephalus isolate CIBA_MC_2020 chromosome 4, CIBA_Mcephalus_1.1, whole genome shotgun sequence genome encodes:
- the LOC125006376 gene encoding uncharacterized protein LOC125006376 isoform X1 codes for MTGHLLFIVLIYSFHQIEALPPPKLTVTRSVITEIDSVTLTCEPPSSVPVSQCHFYTLIASKGNLKDFPCVKTLTGIELLDIVNTLAVVKVNCFYEVQTERSEYSDISTITIQSSPPPKLTVDPPVITETDSVTLRCEPPSSVSVSQCHFYTVSGGTARVFPCLKTLTGSELLQMASLTSPAEVKVRCCYTVKHQSPYSVISYITVQRPNGDKDRITDLTTSTPSKKSPAGRDEADSTAAMPHNTVSSTTSASQTTVNPASDTSRRVMVVIMTACGVAVGVVLLGIGLVWNQQREEKCASKGAKVSITDDWKSLVDYDETYSIVNYECKNE; via the exons ATGACTGGACACCTTCTGTTTATTGTCCTCATCT ATTCTTTTCATCAGATCGAAG ctctgcctcctcctaAACTGACAGTGACTAGATCAGTGATCACAGAGATAGACTCAGTCACACTGACCTGTGAGCCTCCATCGTCTGTTCCTGTGTCGCAGTGTCATTTCTACACTTTAATTGCATCTAAAGGAAATCTTAAAGACTTCCCCTGTGTGAAGACACTGACAGGAATTGAGCTTCTGGACATAGTAAACACACTTGCTGTGGTTAAAGTCAACTGTTTTTATGAAGTCCAAACTGAAAGGTCTGAATACAGTGACATCTCCACCATCACCATACAGT cttctcctccacccAAACTCACCGTCGATCCACCAGTGatcacagagacagactcaGTCACACTGAGGTGTGAGCCTCCAtcgtctgtttctgtgtctcagtgtcatTTCTACACTGTGAGTGGAGGGACAGCCAGAGTCTTCCCATGTCTGAAgacactgacaggaagtgaactGCTGCAGATGGCAAGTCTCACATCACCTGCTGAAGTCAAAGTAAGATGTTGTTACACTGTAAAGCATCAATCTCCATACAGTGTTATATCCTACATCACCGTACAAA GACCAAACGGAGACAAAGATAGAATCACTGATTTAACAACATCCACCCCCAGTAAAAAGTCACCTGCAGGCAGAGATGAAGCAG ATTCGACTGCTGCTATGCCACATAACACTGTGAGCTCCACTACCTCAGCTTCCCAGACAACAGTGAACCCAGCATCAG ATACAAGCAGAAGGGTCATGGTTGTGATCATGACTGCTTGTGGAGTAGCTGTTGGTGTTGTGTTACTGGGGATTGGACTTGTGTGGAATCAACAGAGAGAAG AGAAATGTGCTTCCAAGGG agCAAAAGTTAGCATCACAG ATGACTGGAAATCTTTG GTCGATTATGATGAAACCTACAGTATTGTCAACTATGAGTGCAAAAATG AGTGA
- the LOC125006376 gene encoding uncharacterized protein LOC125006376 isoform X3, with product MTGHLLFIVLIYSFHQIEALPPPKLTVTRSVITEIDSVTLTCEPPSSVPVSQCHFYTLIASKGNLKDFPCVKTLTGIELLDIVNTLAVVKVNCFYEVQTERSEYSDISTITIQSSPPPKLTVDPPVITETDSVTLRCEPPSSVSVSQCHFYTVSGGTARVFPCLKTLTGSELLQMASLTSPAEVKVRCCYTVKHQSPYSVISYITVQRPNGDKDRITDLTTSTPSKKSPAGRDEADSTAAMPHNTVSSTTSASQTTVNPASDTSRRVMVVIMTACGVAVGVVLLGIGLVWNQQREDDWKSLVDYDETYSIVNYECKNE from the exons ATGACTGGACACCTTCTGTTTATTGTCCTCATCT ATTCTTTTCATCAGATCGAAG ctctgcctcctcctaAACTGACAGTGACTAGATCAGTGATCACAGAGATAGACTCAGTCACACTGACCTGTGAGCCTCCATCGTCTGTTCCTGTGTCGCAGTGTCATTTCTACACTTTAATTGCATCTAAAGGAAATCTTAAAGACTTCCCCTGTGTGAAGACACTGACAGGAATTGAGCTTCTGGACATAGTAAACACACTTGCTGTGGTTAAAGTCAACTGTTTTTATGAAGTCCAAACTGAAAGGTCTGAATACAGTGACATCTCCACCATCACCATACAGT cttctcctccacccAAACTCACCGTCGATCCACCAGTGatcacagagacagactcaGTCACACTGAGGTGTGAGCCTCCAtcgtctgtttctgtgtctcagtgtcatTTCTACACTGTGAGTGGAGGGACAGCCAGAGTCTTCCCATGTCTGAAgacactgacaggaagtgaactGCTGCAGATGGCAAGTCTCACATCACCTGCTGAAGTCAAAGTAAGATGTTGTTACACTGTAAAGCATCAATCTCCATACAGTGTTATATCCTACATCACCGTACAAA GACCAAACGGAGACAAAGATAGAATCACTGATTTAACAACATCCACCCCCAGTAAAAAGTCACCTGCAGGCAGAGATGAAGCAG ATTCGACTGCTGCTATGCCACATAACACTGTGAGCTCCACTACCTCAGCTTCCCAGACAACAGTGAACCCAGCATCAG ATACAAGCAGAAGGGTCATGGTTGTGATCATGACTGCTTGTGGAGTAGCTGTTGGTGTTGTGTTACTGGGGATTGGACTTGTGTGGAATCAACAGAGAGAAG ATGACTGGAAATCTTTG GTCGATTATGATGAAACCTACAGTATTGTCAACTATGAGTGCAAAAATG AGTGA
- the LOC125006376 gene encoding uncharacterized protein LOC125006376 isoform X4: protein MTGHLLFIVLIYSFHQIEALPPPKLTVTRSVITEIDSVTLTCEPPSSVPVSQCHFYTLIASKGNLKDFPCVKTLTGIELLDIVNTLAVVKVNCFYEVQTERSEYSDISTITIQSSPPPKLTVDPPVITETDSVTLRCEPPSSVSVSQCHFYTVSGGTARVFPCLKTLTGSELLQMASLTSPAEVKVRCCYTVKHQSPYSVISYITVQRPNGDKDRITDLTTSTPSKKSPAGRDEADSTAAMPHNTVSSTTSASQTTVNPASDTSRRVMVVIMTACGVAVGVVLLGIGLVWNQQREDDWKSLVDYDETYSTVTYECKNE from the exons ATGACTGGACACCTTCTGTTTATTGTCCTCATCT ATTCTTTTCATCAGATCGAAG ctctgcctcctcctaAACTGACAGTGACTAGATCAGTGATCACAGAGATAGACTCAGTCACACTGACCTGTGAGCCTCCATCGTCTGTTCCTGTGTCGCAGTGTCATTTCTACACTTTAATTGCATCTAAAGGAAATCTTAAAGACTTCCCCTGTGTGAAGACACTGACAGGAATTGAGCTTCTGGACATAGTAAACACACTTGCTGTGGTTAAAGTCAACTGTTTTTATGAAGTCCAAACTGAAAGGTCTGAATACAGTGACATCTCCACCATCACCATACAGT cttctcctccacccAAACTCACCGTCGATCCACCAGTGatcacagagacagactcaGTCACACTGAGGTGTGAGCCTCCAtcgtctgtttctgtgtctcagtgtcatTTCTACACTGTGAGTGGAGGGACAGCCAGAGTCTTCCCATGTCTGAAgacactgacaggaagtgaactGCTGCAGATGGCAAGTCTCACATCACCTGCTGAAGTCAAAGTAAGATGTTGTTACACTGTAAAGCATCAATCTCCATACAGTGTTATATCCTACATCACCGTACAAA GACCAAACGGAGACAAAGATAGAATCACTGATTTAACAACATCCACCCCCAGTAAAAAGTCACCTGCAGGCAGAGATGAAGCAG ATTCGACTGCTGCTATGCCACATAACACTGTGAGCTCCACTACCTCAGCTTCCCAGACAACAGTGAACCCAGCATCAG ATACAAGCAGAAGGGTCATGGTTGTGATCATGACTGCTTGTGGAGTAGCTGTTGGTGTTGTGTTACTGGGGATTGGACTTGTGTGGAATCAACAGAGAGAAG ATGACTGGAAATCTTTG
- the LOC125006376 gene encoding uncharacterized protein LOC125006376 isoform X2, whose translation MTGHLLFIVLIYSFHQIEALPPPKLTVTRSVITEIDSVTLTCEPPSSVPVSQCHFYTLIASKGNLKDFPCVKTLTGIELLDIVNTLAVVKVNCFYEVQTERSEYSDISTITIQSSPPPKLTVDPPVITETDSVTLRCEPPSSVSVSQCHFYTVSGGTARVFPCLKTLTGSELLQMASLTSPAEVKVRCCYTVKHQSPYSVISYITVQRPNGDKDRITDLTTSTPSKKSPAGRDEADSTAAMPHNTVSSTTSASQTTVNPASDTSRRVMVVIMTACGVAVGVVLLGIGLVWNQQREEKCASKGAKVSITDDWKSLVDYDETYSTVTYECKNE comes from the exons ATGACTGGACACCTTCTGTTTATTGTCCTCATCT ATTCTTTTCATCAGATCGAAG ctctgcctcctcctaAACTGACAGTGACTAGATCAGTGATCACAGAGATAGACTCAGTCACACTGACCTGTGAGCCTCCATCGTCTGTTCCTGTGTCGCAGTGTCATTTCTACACTTTAATTGCATCTAAAGGAAATCTTAAAGACTTCCCCTGTGTGAAGACACTGACAGGAATTGAGCTTCTGGACATAGTAAACACACTTGCTGTGGTTAAAGTCAACTGTTTTTATGAAGTCCAAACTGAAAGGTCTGAATACAGTGACATCTCCACCATCACCATACAGT cttctcctccacccAAACTCACCGTCGATCCACCAGTGatcacagagacagactcaGTCACACTGAGGTGTGAGCCTCCAtcgtctgtttctgtgtctcagtgtcatTTCTACACTGTGAGTGGAGGGACAGCCAGAGTCTTCCCATGTCTGAAgacactgacaggaagtgaactGCTGCAGATGGCAAGTCTCACATCACCTGCTGAAGTCAAAGTAAGATGTTGTTACACTGTAAAGCATCAATCTCCATACAGTGTTATATCCTACATCACCGTACAAA GACCAAACGGAGACAAAGATAGAATCACTGATTTAACAACATCCACCCCCAGTAAAAAGTCACCTGCAGGCAGAGATGAAGCAG ATTCGACTGCTGCTATGCCACATAACACTGTGAGCTCCACTACCTCAGCTTCCCAGACAACAGTGAACCCAGCATCAG ATACAAGCAGAAGGGTCATGGTTGTGATCATGACTGCTTGTGGAGTAGCTGTTGGTGTTGTGTTACTGGGGATTGGACTTGTGTGGAATCAACAGAGAGAAG AGAAATGTGCTTCCAAGGG agCAAAAGTTAGCATCACAG ATGACTGGAAATCTTTG